A segment of the Candidatus Bathyarchaeum sp. genome:
TTGTTCAATTTGTTAACTGAAGAAATCGTGCCTGTTAATGATGCACTGTTTACGACACTATCTACGACCACTCGGGCAGTGGAATTTAACAAACGAAAAGTTTTGTTAACAGACACCGTTGGATTCATTGACCGATTGCCTTTAAAGCTGATCAAGGCGTTTCATTCAACCCTTGAAGAAATGGTGTTTTCAGACATAATTATCCTTGTTCTGGACATGAGTGAGCCTCCCGAAGCCATTGAACGAAAACTGTCATGCAGTTTGGACACGATAGAGCAAATTGGCGCAACTGGAATTTCAATTGTAACTGCCCTTAACAAGATTGATTTAATTGAAGAAGACGAATTAAACGAAAAAATTGAAAAAATAAAAGATCGGGCAACAAACATTATTCCGATTTCGGTAGAACAAAATACCAACATAGACAAATTAAAGCAAGAATTAACCAAATTTCTTGAACGGTTTGTTGAAGCTTCTTTTTCTGTGAAAATTAGCAACGATTCCATGTCTTTGGTTTCAGAACTTTTTGAGCGGGCTCACATGCAAAACATAACATATGAAGGCGACACTGTGAAAGGTGTTTTTCGTGCAATTCCTTGGCTTGCAGATAGGGTTAAAGGGCGTATACAAAAACTAGGCGGAGTGTTTTCCACTGAATCCGAAAACTAGCAAAGACCCAGAAACTCCAAAAGTTGTTATTTTACGGTGGGGCCATCGGCACCGGGATCAAAGATTAACATCTCATGTGGCGTTAACTGCTCGAGCGTTAGGTGCGTCTGGGTTTATTTTGGCAGATATGGAGGACCCAAAAGTGAAAGAAACAGTTGAAAGAGTTGTGGAAGCATGGGGTGGCGAGTTCTTTTTTGAGATGGGGCAACCATGGAAAAAAATTGTAAAAGATTGGCGTGCTAAAAATGGTGTTGTTGTTCATCTCACTGCGTATGGAGAAAACATCCAAACAAGTGATGTAATGCAAAGAATCCAAGAAACAAAAAAGGATGTGCTGGTTATCGTAGGTAGTCAAAAAGTTCCGGGAAACTTTTTTTCGGAAGCTGTTTCTGATTTTAATGTTGCAGTGGGGAACCAGCCTCATTCGGAGGCTTCAAGTTTGGGGGTATTTCTTGATCGTTTTTTTGAAGGAAAAAGCCTTTCTGAAGATTTTATTCAAAACAAGAAAAAGAGAATTATACCGCAAATCAGAGGTAAACGGGTTGTTGAAGTTTAGATTGGTTAACAATTTCATAACAGATTTAAGGTTTGTTACTGCTTAGTATAAAGGTTGGAGTAAAAGAGTCGATGTTAACTTTTGTAGACGATAAAACTTTGCAGAGGGTTGCCGAAACTTTTGGTGGCGAGGAAGCTGTTCAGATTGTTAATGTACTAAAGGGTGTCGAAGAAACTACAGATGATGAAATAGCCACCCAAACAGAGATACGCCTCAACACGGTTCGCAAAATTCTCTATAAATTCTATGATCATTCCTTAGTAGGATTACGACGGTCACGGGATAAGACCACGGGCTGGTTTATTTTTCACTGGAGGCTTCAACTTGACCAGCTTGCAGGATTTATTTATAATCAAAAACGTCGTGTTCTAGAAAAACTGGAAACAAGATTAGAATATGAAAACGCCCACGATTTTTACTCCTGTAACACCCCAGGATGCAAACGCATTCCCTTTGAGGAAGCTATGGAACTTGTTTTTCGTTGCCCGACCTGTAACAAGCTTTTGAATCATTTTGATAACATGGAACTAAAAGAGTGTCTAGAGCAACACATTTCGAACTTAAGGAAGGAACTAGGTGAAACCTAACCGGCAATCACCTCAGATGGCGTTAAAGCTTCTTTCTGATGTTGGTTGTTCTGAACGGGTTATTTCTCATTGTAAAGCTGTTTCTGCATTGGCAGTTAAGTTTGCAAGAACCTGTGAAAGTAAAGGAATAACAGTAGACACGAATCTTGTTGAAGTTGGTGGGCTTCTTCATGAT
Coding sequences within it:
- the hflX gene encoding GTPase HflX translates to MLVQRRLANEPASLDELKGLAKAAGYTIVGSMEQIRKRDPSYQIGRGKTNELVELVKETGAEKIIFDNDMSPVQCYNLAALTGIEVIDRFQLILEIFLLRASTYEAELQVQLASLRYELSRAKERIKLGKMDEQPGFMGLGKYEIDVYFERVKHQIGFIKEKLKKKQEERQLHRVRRTDLGFSTISLAGYTNAGKSSLFNLLTEEIVPVNDALFTTLSTTTRAVEFNKRKVLLTDTVGFIDRLPLKLIKAFHSTLEEMVFSDIIILVLDMSEPPEAIERKLSCSLDTIEQIGATGISIVTALNKIDLIEEDELNEKIEKIKDRATNIIPISVEQNTNIDKLKQELTKFLERFVEASFSVKISNDSMSLVSELFERAHMQNITYEGDTVKGVFRAIPWLADRVKGRIQKLGGVFSTESEN
- a CDS encoding transcription factor, which codes for MLTFVDDKTLQRVAETFGGEEAVQIVNVLKGVEETTDDEIATQTEIRLNTVRKILYKFYDHSLVGLRRSRDKTTGWFIFHWRLQLDQLAGFIYNQKRRVLEKLETRLEYENAHDFYSCNTPGCKRIPFEEAMELVFRCPTCNKLLNHFDNMELKECLEQHISNLRKELGET
- a CDS encoding tRNA (cytidine(56)-2'-O)-methyltransferase (catalyzes the S-adenosyl-methionine-dependent 2'-O-ribose methylation of C56 in tRNA transcripts), which gives rise to MNPKTSKDPETPKVVILRWGHRHRDQRLTSHVALTARALGASGFILADMEDPKVKETVERVVEAWGGEFFFEMGQPWKKIVKDWRAKNGVVVHLTAYGENIQTSDVMQRIQETKKDVLVIVGSQKVPGNFFSEAVSDFNVAVGNQPHSEASSLGVFLDRFFEGKSLSEDFIQNKKKRIIPQIRGKRVVEV